The proteins below are encoded in one region of Silene latifolia isolate original U9 population chromosome 2, ASM4854445v1, whole genome shotgun sequence:
- the LOC141642932 gene encoding uncharacterized protein LOC141642932 isoform X2: MADAFNLLQMYQDDDDDDEMVPESHLPDHVEVRDSPLGGPDNSRIEDLNLNDVVTTTIQQPSATSTPKSTNLRPPTPEVGTTGTPGLDRRDKPAIVDYAHDDVAMSPDPQEGEFLGTRTGRVIFGEELGSMRDAEVQQRALIGNVQSMTPKDVVNSPQLSAQADVPRLDMVNNAVKDSDTEVRDGVDVSDEDSKDIDPLDKFLPPPPQEKCSDELQEKINKFLAYKRQGKSFNVEVRNRKDYRNPDFLRHAVRYQDIDEIGSCFSKDVFDPHGYDESDFYDAIEAAINRERERKEQERKKSQKVEFVSGTTQGGTVGVTPKAMLPSPGVSILPSGGSQSASAESIPREGRHNKKSKWDKVDGDRRSVLGGGHENVSAIGAHAALLSAANAGAGYAVYAQQKRREAEERRSSDRKADKRS; encoded by the exons ATGGCGGACGCATTCAACTTACTCCAGATGTACcaggacgacgacgacgacgacgaaaTGGTACCAGAAAGCCACCTACCTGATCACGTGGAGGTCAGAGATTCTCCGCTCGGAGGACCTGATAATAGTAGAATTGAAGATCTCAACTTAAACGACGTCGTTACAACCACCATTCAGCAACCTAGCGCCACTTCCACGCCCAAGTCGACTAATCTGCGACCCCCCACCCCGGAGGTGGGTACCACAGGGACGCCAGGCTTGGATCGACGAGATAAGCCGGCAATTGTTGATTATGCGCATGATGATGTTGCCATGTCTCCTGATCCTCAG GAGGGAGAGTTTTTAGGCACACGTACAGGACGGGTCATATTTGGTGAAGAACTTGGGAGTATGCGAG ATGCAGAAGTTCAGCAGAGGGCTCTAATTGGCAATGTGCAGTCCATGACACCCAAGGACGTAGTAAACTCTCCTCAATTGTCTGCACAGGCTGATGTTCCACGTCTTGATATGGTCAATAATGCAGTGAAAGATTCTGACACTGAAGTTCGAGATGGTGTTGATGTCTCAGATGAAGACAGTAAAGATATTGATCCATTGGACAAGTTTCTGCCTCCACCGCCACAAGAGAAGTGCTCAGATGAGTTGCAA GAGAAAATCAATAAGTTCCTTGCATACAAACGGCAAGGGAAAAGCTTCAATGTGGAGGTTCGTAATAGAAAAGACTATCGGAACCCTGATTTTTTGCGCCATGCAGTGAGATACCAAGATATTGATGAGATTGGATCTTGCTTCAGCAAAGATGTGTTTGACCCGCATGGATATGATGAAAGCGATTTCTATGATGCGATAG AGGCTGCTATAAATCGTGAAAGGGAAAGGAAAGAGCAGGAGAGGAAGAAAAGTCAGAAGGTTGAATTTGTTTCTGGGACAACACAAGGAGGCACAGTGGGTGTTACACCAAAGGCTATGCTGCCAAGTCCAG GTGTTTCCATTCTGCCTTCTGGTGGATCACAGTCCGCTTCAGCTGAATCGATACCTAGAGAAGGTCGACATAATAAGAAGTCAAAATGGGACAAG GTGGATGGGGATAGAAGAAGTGTGTTGGGTGGCGGACATGAAAATGTATCAGCTATTGGTGCTCATGCGGCATTGCTTTCTGCTGCAAATGCTGGAGCTGGATATGCCGTTTATGC ACAACAAAAGCGACGTGAAGCTGAGGAGAGACGATCAAGTGATAGAAAGGCTGATAAGAGATCTTGA
- the LOC141642932 gene encoding uncharacterized protein LOC141642932 isoform X1: MADAFNLLQMYQDDDDDDEMVPESHLPDHVEVRDSPLGGPDNSRIEDLNLNDVVTTTIQQPSATSTPKSTNLRPPTPEVGTTGTPGLDRRDKPAIVDYAHDDVAMSPDPQEGEFLGTRTGRVIFGEELGSMRDAEVQQRALIGNVQSMTPKDVVNSPQLSAQADVPRLDMVNNAVKDSDTEVRDGVDVSDEDSKDIDPLDKFLPPPPQEKCSDELQEKINKFLAYKRQGKSFNVEVRNRKDYRNPDFLRHAVRYQDIDEIGSCFSKDVFDPHGYDESDFYDAIEEAAINRERERKEQERKKSQKVEFVSGTTQGGTVGVTPKAMLPSPGVSILPSGGSQSASAESIPREGRHNKKSKWDKVDGDRRSVLGGGHENVSAIGAHAALLSAANAGAGYAVYAQQKRREAEERRSSDRKADKRS; this comes from the exons ATGGCGGACGCATTCAACTTACTCCAGATGTACcaggacgacgacgacgacgacgaaaTGGTACCAGAAAGCCACCTACCTGATCACGTGGAGGTCAGAGATTCTCCGCTCGGAGGACCTGATAATAGTAGAATTGAAGATCTCAACTTAAACGACGTCGTTACAACCACCATTCAGCAACCTAGCGCCACTTCCACGCCCAAGTCGACTAATCTGCGACCCCCCACCCCGGAGGTGGGTACCACAGGGACGCCAGGCTTGGATCGACGAGATAAGCCGGCAATTGTTGATTATGCGCATGATGATGTTGCCATGTCTCCTGATCCTCAG GAGGGAGAGTTTTTAGGCACACGTACAGGACGGGTCATATTTGGTGAAGAACTTGGGAGTATGCGAG ATGCAGAAGTTCAGCAGAGGGCTCTAATTGGCAATGTGCAGTCCATGACACCCAAGGACGTAGTAAACTCTCCTCAATTGTCTGCACAGGCTGATGTTCCACGTCTTGATATGGTCAATAATGCAGTGAAAGATTCTGACACTGAAGTTCGAGATGGTGTTGATGTCTCAGATGAAGACAGTAAAGATATTGATCCATTGGACAAGTTTCTGCCTCCACCGCCACAAGAGAAGTGCTCAGATGAGTTGCAA GAGAAAATCAATAAGTTCCTTGCATACAAACGGCAAGGGAAAAGCTTCAATGTGGAGGTTCGTAATAGAAAAGACTATCGGAACCCTGATTTTTTGCGCCATGCAGTGAGATACCAAGATATTGATGAGATTGGATCTTGCTTCAGCAAAGATGTGTTTGACCCGCATGGATATGATGAAAGCGATTTCTATGATGCGATAG AAGAGGCTGCTATAAATCGTGAAAGGGAAAGGAAAGAGCAGGAGAGGAAGAAAAGTCAGAAGGTTGAATTTGTTTCTGGGACAACACAAGGAGGCACAGTGGGTGTTACACCAAAGGCTATGCTGCCAAGTCCAG GTGTTTCCATTCTGCCTTCTGGTGGATCACAGTCCGCTTCAGCTGAATCGATACCTAGAGAAGGTCGACATAATAAGAAGTCAAAATGGGACAAG GTGGATGGGGATAGAAGAAGTGTGTTGGGTGGCGGACATGAAAATGTATCAGCTATTGGTGCTCATGCGGCATTGCTTTCTGCTGCAAATGCTGGAGCTGGATATGCCGTTTATGC ACAACAAAAGCGACGTGAAGCTGAGGAGAGACGATCAAGTGATAGAAAGGCTGATAAGAGATCTTGA